In Dolichospermum flos-aquae CCAP 1403/13F, the following proteins share a genomic window:
- a CDS encoding ABC transporter permease, which produces MARYLKVLRLFWNAAIAAEMEYRINFIISAFSSLGNLVGSIFGLFLFYRTGYTFTGWSWDAALVVLGIFTLLQGFSSTFLAPNLNRIVRHVQEGTLDFVLLKPIRSQFWLSIHTLSLWGIPDLILGLLIIGYAGRKLNLGIDKYLLTIFPLACGLVILYSLWFILSATSIWFVKIYNVTEVLRGFLDAGRYPITAYPAAYRFFFTFIVPVTFLTTVPAQSLLGQIQFTWWLGAGFLAIVLFFISTQFWRFALRFYTSASS; this is translated from the coding sequence ATGGCAAGATATTTAAAAGTGTTGAGATTATTTTGGAATGCTGCCATTGCGGCAGAAATGGAATATCGTATTAATTTTATCATTTCTGCTTTCAGTAGCTTAGGTAATTTAGTAGGTAGTATCTTTGGTTTGTTCCTATTTTACCGCACAGGCTACACTTTTACGGGGTGGTCATGGGACGCAGCTTTAGTAGTCTTAGGAATTTTCACCCTATTACAAGGCTTTTCGTCTACCTTCCTTGCTCCCAACTTAAATCGGATTGTGCGTCATGTCCAAGAAGGGACCTTAGACTTTGTATTATTAAAACCTATTCGTAGTCAGTTTTGGTTATCTATTCATACCCTTTCCCTCTGGGGAATACCAGATTTAATCTTAGGTTTGCTCATCATTGGCTACGCTGGTAGAAAACTTAACTTAGGAATTGACAAATACTTACTGACTATTTTTCCCTTGGCTTGCGGTTTAGTCATTCTTTACAGCCTGTGGTTTATCCTCAGCGCAACAAGTATTTGGTTTGTTAAAATATACAACGTCACAGAAGTATTAAGAGGGTTTCTAGATGCTGGAAGATATCCAATTACAGCCTATCCGGCGGCTTATCGCTTCTTCTTTACCTTTATAGTTCCAGTAACTTTTTTAACTACAGTTCCAGCCCAGTCTCTGTTAGGTCAAATTCAGTTTACCTGGTGGCTAGGTGCGGGATTTTTAGCAATTGTCTTATTCTTTATTTCTACTCAGTTTTGGCGGTTTGCTCTCCGTTTTTATACCAGTGCTTCCAGTTGA
- a CDS encoding zinc ribbon domain-containing protein: protein MRFPCMLRRCQVKTDEKTGRFLKNGQSRKKGLNRSISDASWSDLILKIEYLAVKQGKVVIKINPKYSSQECRNCGHTDKSNRDGEKFICTECGYHEHADIGAAKTIRDRGFKIVRGDSAKLAV from the coding sequence ATGCGTTTCCCCTGTATGTTGAGGCGTTGCCAAGTTAAAACCGATGAAAAAACAGGGAGATTTTTAAAGAATGGGCAATCTAGAAAAAAAGGATTAAACCGTTCTATTTCTGATGCAAGTTGGAGTGATTTAATTTTAAAAATTGAGTATCTCGCTGTAAAGCAAGGAAAAGTTGTAATTAAGATTAATCCTAAATACTCCAGTCAAGAATGTAGGAATTGTGGGCATACTGATAAGTCAAACCGTGATGGTGAGAAATTCATTTGTACGGAATGCGGATATCACGAACACGCCGATATTGGTGCTGCAAAGACTATCAGAGATAGAGGTTTCAAAATAGTACGTGGGGACTCCGCGAAACTTGCTGTTTAA
- a CDS encoding Uma2 family endonuclease — MTTEKNLAIVDREVHDSSTYYVFDDGETHDPPTDLIFDDGEPLESYRHRTGMNVLIRSLQQLWCDRNDYFTGGNMFIYYSSTQVRNRDFRGPDFFAVLNIDGTNTRQGWVVWDENGRYPDVIVELMSPSTAAIDKGIKKDLYEQTFRTSDYFVYDPFNPRSLQGWHLDDNQKYQPLIPNEHGWLWSRRLGLWLGTWEGTVERETTIWARFYDVAGNLVLLPEEAAKSQAKAAKAREEEAKAKADRLAARLRELGEDPDIL; from the coding sequence ATGACTACCGAAAAGAATCTAGCCATTGTGGACAGGGAAGTCCATGACTCATCCACTTATTATGTGTTTGACGATGGTGAAACCCATGACCCACCAACAGACTTAATATTTGATGATGGTGAACCCTTGGAATCATATAGACATCGGACTGGAATGAATGTCCTTATCCGATCATTGCAGCAGCTTTGGTGCGATCGCAATGATTATTTTACTGGGGGCAATATGTTTATTTATTACAGCAGCACCCAGGTTCGTAATCGTGATTTTCGCGGTCCCGATTTCTTTGCTGTTCTCAATATTGATGGTACTAACACTCGACAAGGTTGGGTGGTTTGGGACGAGAATGGTCGCTATCCTGATGTAATTGTGGAATTAATGTCACCTTCTACGGCAGCAATAGATAAAGGCATTAAAAAAGACCTTTATGAACAGACTTTTCGTACCTCGGATTATTTTGTCTATGATCCATTTAATCCTCGTTCTTTACAAGGATGGCATTTAGATGATAATCAAAAGTACCAGCCGTTAATTCCTAATGAACATGGTTGGCTATGGAGTAGACGTTTAGGTTTATGGTTGGGAACTTGGGAAGGAACGGTAGAAAGGGAAACTACAATTTGGGCGCGGTTTTATGATGTTGCTGGTAATCTAGTTTTATTACCAGAGGAAGCAGCTAAATCGCAAGCAAAAGCGGCTAAGGCACGAGAGGAGGAGGCTAAGGCAAAAGCAGATAGGTTGGCTGCCAGATTACGAGAATTGGGTGAAGATCCAGATATCTTGTAA
- a CDS encoding ISAs1-like element ISAsp2 family transposase: MKLPPKITIVDHFKDLEDKRVERTKRHKLIDIVTIAICAVICGVDSWVLMEAYGKKKEKWLKQFLELPNGIPSHDTFARVFARIDPQQFQNCFLSWIKSINKITEGEVIAIDGKTLRHSYDKGKDKGAIHMVSAWATSNKLVLGQCKVEEKSNEITAIPELIKVLDIAGCLVTIDAMGCQKEIVKSIAEKSGEYIIALKKNQGNLYKNVEEIFKEAISKGFEGFKYSEFHTKEDKHGREEIRHYLMLSDIEERIDTDKKWVNLQSVGMVEYIRKVNGKTKVETGYYISSLTNNAKLLGESVRTHWGIENSLHWVLDVAFREDDCRIRKDNAPQNFAVIRHIAVNLLGKEKSQKLGTKSKQFCAGWDDEYLEKILECI; the protein is encoded by the coding sequence ATGAAGCTACCACCAAAAATCACAATAGTAGATCACTTTAAAGATTTAGAAGATAAAAGAGTTGAGAGAACAAAAAGGCATAAATTAATAGATATAGTAACCATTGCGATTTGTGCAGTGATCTGTGGAGTAGATAGTTGGGTATTGATGGAGGCTTATGGAAAAAAGAAAGAAAAATGGCTAAAACAATTTTTAGAACTTCCAAACGGGATTCCATCTCATGATACATTCGCCAGAGTATTTGCGAGAATAGATCCGCAACAATTTCAGAATTGTTTTTTGAGTTGGATAAAATCTATCAATAAAATTACAGAAGGAGAAGTCATAGCAATAGATGGGAAAACATTAAGGCATTCATATGATAAAGGAAAGGATAAAGGTGCGATTCACATGGTAAGTGCATGGGCAACTAGTAATAAATTAGTATTAGGACAATGTAAAGTAGAAGAAAAGTCAAATGAAATAACAGCCATACCGGAATTAATTAAAGTATTAGATATAGCCGGATGTTTAGTAACGATTGATGCGATGGGGTGTCAAAAAGAGATAGTAAAATCAATTGCAGAAAAATCAGGCGAATATATTATCGCACTCAAAAAGAATCAAGGTAATTTATATAAGAATGTAGAAGAAATCTTCAAAGAAGCTATATCTAAAGGGTTTGAGGGATTCAAATATAGTGAATTTCATACAAAAGAAGACAAACATGGAAGAGAAGAGATTCGTCATTATCTCATGTTATCAGACATAGAAGAAAGAATAGATACTGATAAGAAATGGGTAAATCTTCAAAGTGTAGGAATGGTAGAATATATACGAAAAGTTAATGGAAAAACGAAGGTTGAGACAGGCTATTATATAAGTAGTTTGACAAATAATGCGAAATTACTAGGAGAATCAGTCCGCACTCATTGGGGTATAGAGAATTCATTACACTGGGTTTTAGATGTAGCTTTTAGAGAAGATGATTGTCGGATAAGAAAGGATAATGCACCACAAAACTTTGCAGTTATTCGTCATATAGCAGTTAATCTTTTAGGAAAAGAAAAAAGCCAAAAACTAGGAACTAAAAGTAAGCAGTTTTGTGCAGGATGGGATGATGAATATTTAGAGAAGATTTTAGAATGTATCTGA
- a CDS encoding Uma2 family endonuclease — MLLELQQIIVNPGQQMLLKDISWQKLENILEEMGERRAARISYSDGWLEIMVPLPEHEKDKEIFGELVRILLDKLEIDFEPFGSTTLKNERMRQAVEPDTSFYIQNQAAVIGKNRIDLNIDPPPDLAIEIDITSRTRFDNYEILGVPELWRYQQQVLEIFLLREGKYIKSQSSPNFPNIPIIELVNEYVRQCLTIGRSQAMRNFRNWVKDNLYTQNGLIV; from the coding sequence ATGCTTTTAGAACTGCAACAAATTATTGTCAATCCTGGTCAACAAATGTTACTCAAGGATATTAGTTGGCAGAAGTTGGAAAATATTTTAGAAGAAATGGGAGAAAGGCGTGCAGCGCGTATTTCTTATAGTGATGGTTGGTTAGAAATTATGGTTCCTTTACCTGAACATGAAAAAGATAAAGAGATATTTGGTGAATTAGTCAGAATTTTATTAGATAAATTAGAAATTGATTTTGAGCCTTTTGGTTCGACAACACTTAAAAATGAAAGAATGAGACAAGCTGTAGAACCAGATACCAGTTTTTATATTCAAAATCAAGCTGCTGTAATTGGCAAAAATCGCATTGATTTAAATATAGATCCACCACCAGATTTGGCTATTGAAATTGATATTACTTCTCGGACTCGATTTGATAATTATGAGATTTTGGGAGTTCCTGAACTTTGGCGATATCAACAACAAGTTTTGGAGATTTTCTTGTTACGGGAAGGGAAATATATAAAATCTCAATCTAGTCCTAATTTTCCTAATATTCCTATTATTGAATTAGTTAATGAGTATGTACGGCAGTGTTTAACTATTGGGAGAAGTCAGGCTATGCGGAATTTTAGGAATTGGGTTAAGGATAATTTGTATACTCAAAACGGCTTGATTGTTTGA
- a CDS encoding DedA family protein, translating to MHFNLPELIKSLGYFGVWGIIFAESGLLIGFFLPGDSLLFTAGFVASQNLLNIWVLIFGAFFCAVLGDNVGYFTGHKFGRKLFEKDDSWLFRKKHIVKTQDFYEKHGKKTIVLARFMPIVRTFAPIVAGIGAMHYRSFMSYNLIGGFVWTFGITLLGFFLGKTLPAEQLDKYLLPIIGLIVVVSLFPSVIHIIKENRANK from the coding sequence ATGCACTTTAATTTACCGGAATTAATTAAATCGCTGGGTTATTTTGGAGTATGGGGAATTATCTTTGCTGAATCTGGTTTATTGATTGGGTTTTTTCTCCCTGGTGATAGTTTACTATTTACGGCTGGATTTGTTGCTTCTCAAAACTTGCTAAATATTTGGGTACTGATTTTTGGTGCGTTTTTTTGTGCTGTATTAGGTGATAATGTCGGGTATTTTACAGGGCATAAATTTGGCAGAAAATTATTTGAGAAGGATGATTCTTGGTTATTTCGTAAAAAACATATTGTGAAAACTCAAGATTTTTATGAAAAGCATGGGAAAAAAACAATTGTCTTAGCTAGATTTATGCCAATTGTGAGGACTTTTGCGCCGATTGTAGCAGGTATTGGGGCTATGCACTATCGGTCTTTTATGTCTTATAACTTAATTGGTGGTTTTGTTTGGACATTTGGGATTACTTTGTTAGGATTTTTCCTGGGAAAAACTTTGCCAGCGGAACAGTTAGATAAGTATCTTTTACCAATAATTGGCTTAATTGTTGTTGTTTCTTTATTCCCATCTGTTATTCATATAATTAAAGAAAATAGAGCTAATAAATGA
- a CDS encoding lectin-like protein has translation MFNYNGSQYTLTSYGTWQEAQAQAQSLGGNLVTINNQAEQDWLVSTFGVNQTLWIGLTDEVTEGTFNWVSGEISTYTNWLPGEPNNGWDGEDYVEMNFGSPGKWNDSSSNQFRRGIVEITNISPSITLAVSPNSVLEDGTTNLIYTFTRTGATTNPLTVNYGITGTANSGDYTGATPGTGKTITFAAGANIATLTIDPIADTTVENNETVALTLASGTGYTVGTTTAVTGTIINDDSTFNYNNSTYLLTNLGTWQQAQAQAQSVGGNLVTINSQAEQDWLISTFGSSEQLWIGLTDQVTEGQFKWASGETSTYTNWYAGQPDNGGPNGEDYVVLNYGSAGKWNDYPNDLSSFRGIIEITSPTYTPIESTGNTKLVKDITDKYFTQIGTNTPIAIKNGGQQIFQNIYPGWQTLAAETVNGENQVLWKNTAGNYLHIWRLDNNWNRVSSEGQFALNSAAAFTQETNFGIDTNGDGIIGSPYTTVESSGNTKLVKDTANKFFAQVGEGIPTAINNGGVQIFQNIYAGWQTLAAETVNGVNQVLWKNVSGNFLHIWRLDNNWNWVSSEGQFGFNSADAFTQETNFGIDANGDGVIGNPAGNPYILIESSGNTKLVKDTDNKFFAQVGQTIPTAIKNSGVQIFQNIYAGWQTLAAETVNNENQVLWKNTAGNYLHIWRLDNNWNWVSSEGQYALNSADAFTQETKFGIDANGDGVIGSGYTAIESAGNTKLVKDATNKYFAQVGTSTPTAIKNGGVQIFQDVYAGWQTLAAETVNGVNQVLWKNISGNFLHIWNLDNNWNWVSSEGQFALNSADALAKETVFGIDANSDGAIGNPSSLTLTGTSGNEFLVGGTNNDVLTGAGGKDTLTGGLGSDKFVYQNLTDSLLANFDVITDFNATPGNDLFRVSTALAGFVDVGAVNTLDAAGIGAKLAAFGSNYAAQFSFGQRTFVAINDAIAGFNAANDAIIEVTGLTGTLNVNNFVIV, from the coding sequence ATGTTTAACTACAATGGCAGCCAATATACTTTAACCAGTTATGGAACATGGCAAGAAGCTCAGGCTCAGGCACAGAGTTTAGGCGGAAATCTTGTCACCATTAACAATCAAGCAGAGCAGGATTGGTTAGTCAGTACCTTTGGTGTTAATCAAACGCTGTGGATTGGTTTAACAGATGAGGTGACAGAAGGCACATTCAATTGGGTGAGTGGTGAAATATCTACTTATACTAACTGGCTTCCCGGTGAACCAAATAATGGTTGGGACGGAGAAGATTATGTAGAAATGAATTTTGGTTCTCCTGGTAAGTGGAATGATTCTTCGAGTAACCAATTCCGCAGAGGCATTGTTGAAATTACAAATATTTCCCCAAGCATTACCCTAGCAGTATCACCCAATAGCGTACTAGAAGATGGTACAACCAACCTCATTTACACATTTACCCGCACAGGAGCGACAACCAACCCCTTAACTGTTAACTACGGTATTACTGGCACAGCCAACAGTGGCGACTATACAGGAGCAACACCCGGCACAGGAAAAACTATTACCTTTGCTGCGGGTGCAAATATAGCTACTTTAACTATTGACCCTATCGCAGATACAACAGTAGAAAATAATGAAACTGTGGCTTTAACTTTAGCTTCAGGAACAGGTTATACAGTCGGCACAACTACAGCCGTCACGGGAACTATTATCAATGATGACAGTACATTCAATTACAACAACAGCACATATCTCTTAACTAATCTTGGTACATGGCAACAAGCTCAGGCTCAAGCGCAGAGTGTAGGGGGAAATCTTGTCACCATTAACAGTCAAGCAGAGCAGGATTGGTTAATCAGTACCTTTGGTAGTAGTGAACAGTTGTGGATTGGTTTAACAGATCAGGTAACAGAAGGTCAATTTAAGTGGGCAAGTGGTGAAACATCTACTTACACTAACTGGTATGCCGGTCAACCAGACAATGGTGGTCCCAACGGGGAAGATTACGTGGTGTTAAATTACGGTTCTGCTGGTAAATGGAACGATTATCCCAATGATCTTTCTTCTTTCCGAGGCATCATTGAAATTACATCTCCCACTTATACCCCTATCGAATCAACTGGCAACACCAAACTAGTTAAAGATATAACAGATAAATACTTTACCCAAATAGGGACAAATACCCCAATCGCTATCAAAAACGGTGGACAACAAATCTTCCAAAATATTTACCCCGGATGGCAAACCCTAGCAGCGGAAACTGTGAATGGTGAAAACCAAGTTCTCTGGAAGAATACCGCCGGAAACTATCTGCATATTTGGCGTTTAGATAATAACTGGAATCGTGTTTCTTCTGAAGGACAATTTGCATTAAATTCTGCGGCAGCTTTCACTCAAGAAACTAATTTTGGCATAGATACCAATGGTGATGGTATTATTGGCAGTCCTTACACCACAGTTGAATCATCAGGTAACACTAAATTAGTCAAAGATACCGCCAATAAGTTCTTTGCCCAAGTGGGAGAAGGTATCCCAACTGCTATTAACAATGGTGGAGTGCAAATCTTCCAAAATATCTACGCGGGATGGCAAACCCTAGCAGCAGAAACCGTCAATGGCGTTAATCAAGTTCTTTGGAAAAACGTTTCTGGAAACTTCCTGCATATTTGGCGTTTAGATAATAACTGGAATTGGGTTTCTTCTGAAGGACAATTTGGATTCAATTCTGCTGATGCTTTCACTCAAGAAACTAATTTCGGCATAGATGCCAATGGTGATGGCGTTATTGGTAATCCTGCTGGCAATCCTTACATTCTCATTGAATCATCAGGTAACACTAAATTAGTCAAAGATACAGACAACAAGTTCTTTGCTCAGGTGGGGCAAACTATCCCAACTGCTATCAAAAATAGTGGAGTACAAATCTTCCAAAATATTTACGCGGGATGGCAAACCCTAGCAGCGGAAACTGTGAATAATGAGAACCAAGTTCTCTGGAAGAATACCGCCGGAAACTATCTGCATATTTGGCGTTTAGATAATAACTGGAATTGGGTTTCTTCTGAGGGACAATACGCATTAAATTCTGCTGATGCTTTCACCCAAGAAACTAAATTTGGGATAGATGCAAATGGTGATGGTGTTATTGGCAGTGGTTACACCGCAATAGAATCAGCAGGTAATACCAAACTAGTCAAAGATGCCACCAACAAATACTTTGCTCAAGTAGGAACAAGCACCCCAACTGCTATCAAAAATGGTGGAGTACAAATCTTCCAAGATGTCTACGCAGGATGGCAAACCCTAGCAGCGGAAACCGTCAATGGCGTTAATCAAGTTCTTTGGAAAAACATTTCTGGAAACTTCCTGCATATCTGGAATTTAGATAATAACTGGAATTGGGTTTCTTCTGAGGGACAATTTGCATTAAATTCTGCTGATGCTTTGGCTAAAGAAACTGTCTTTGGTATAGATGCAAATAGTGATGGTGCTATTGGCAATCCCTCTAGTCTGACTTTGACAGGTACTAGTGGTAATGAGTTCCTCGTCGGTGGTACAAATAATGATGTTCTCACTGGTGCGGGTGGTAAAGATACCTTGACTGGTGGTTTAGGCAGCGATAAATTTGTCTACCAAAATCTTACTGATTCTCTCCTAGCTAACTTTGATGTCATCACTGATTTCAACGCCACTCCAGGTAATGATTTGTTCCGTGTTTCTACGGCATTAGCTGGATTTGTGGATGTGGGAGCAGTTAATACTCTAGATGCTGCTGGTATTGGGGCAAAATTAGCAGCCTTTGGTTCAAATTACGCTGCTCAATTCAGTTTTGGACAAAGAACTTTTGTGGCTATTAATGATGCAATCGCAGGGTTTAATGCTGCTAATGATGCCATCATTGAAGTCACAGGATTAACAGGAACATTGAATGTTAATAATTTTGTGATTGTTTAG
- a CDS encoding ABC transporter ATP-binding protein: MKTRSNYWQLLPYIRTQWQPIAKGFVGILGYVLATLTLINVAGKLAVPFGNGNVLAIAQLAGISAAIFLVRGFFQSVQDLYMAKAALRIAFYLRQQVYTHLQKLNLSYFETAKAGDLSYRLTEDVDRVGEVINKLFHDFTPCALQLIAIPIYMIYLNWQLTLATVIVAPIMGILIGWFGERLRKYSLKSQSRISDLSAILTEVFSGIRLIQAFAAEKYEIDRFSHEAERSFKAKYSVERLKAIQIPIVGFLEAVSALSLLMVGTWQISQRNLTVGEFFSYLTAAALLIDPIGHTTNNYNEFKQGEASVDRVFELLAIQPTVLEKPDAITLPAVNGKVEYCHITFAYKSGEPVLNNISLLVMPGQAIALVGASGAGKTTFVNLLPRFYDPEFGEIFIDGVNIRDVTLNSLRKQIGIVPQETIMFSGTIAQNIAFGQNDFDMNAVEESAKIANADQFIQQLPEGYHTWVGERGVNLSGGQRQRIAIARAVLLNPQILILDEATSALDSESEALVQEALERLMENRTVLIIAHRLSTVRKCDRILVLEKGQIVESGNHEELLALEGRYARYYAQQ; the protein is encoded by the coding sequence TTGAAAACACGTTCTAATTATTGGCAACTGTTACCATATATCCGCACCCAGTGGCAACCTATTGCTAAGGGTTTTGTAGGGATTTTGGGATATGTACTGGCAACTTTAACCCTGATTAATGTCGCGGGTAAGTTGGCTGTTCCCTTCGGGAATGGTAATGTATTAGCGATCGCTCAATTAGCCGGAATCAGTGCTGCTATATTTCTTGTGCGCGGCTTTTTTCAGTCTGTACAAGATTTATACATGGCTAAGGCAGCGTTAAGAATCGCTTTTTATCTCCGGCAACAGGTTTATACTCATTTACAAAAACTCAATCTCAGCTATTTTGAAACTGCTAAAGCTGGAGATTTATCTTATCGTCTCACGGAAGATGTTGACAGGGTGGGAGAAGTTATTAATAAACTTTTTCATGATTTTACTCCCTGTGCTTTACAATTAATTGCTATTCCCATTTACATGATTTATTTGAATTGGCAACTTACCTTAGCAACGGTAATTGTTGCCCCAATTATGGGAATTTTAATTGGTTGGTTTGGGGAACGTTTACGGAAATATTCTCTCAAAAGTCAAAGTCGTATTTCTGATTTATCAGCTATTTTAACGGAAGTTTTTAGCGGGATTCGCTTAATTCAAGCTTTTGCTGCGGAAAAATACGAAATTGATAGATTTAGTCATGAAGCAGAACGCAGTTTTAAAGCTAAATATTCAGTCGAAAGATTAAAAGCGATTCAAATTCCCATTGTGGGATTTTTAGAAGCTGTGAGTGCGTTATCTTTGTTAATGGTAGGAACTTGGCAAATATCTCAACGTAATTTAACTGTCGGTGAATTTTTTAGTTATTTAACAGCAGCAGCTTTGTTAATTGATCCTATTGGTCATACTACTAATAATTATAATGAATTTAAACAAGGTGAGGCATCGGTTGATCGAGTTTTTGAGTTATTAGCAATTCAACCAACGGTATTAGAAAAACCAGATGCTATTACCCTTCCTGCTGTTAATGGTAAGGTTGAATATTGCCATATTACTTTTGCCTATAAATCAGGAGAACCTGTATTAAATAATATTAGTTTATTAGTCATGCCAGGTCAAGCTATTGCTCTGGTTGGTGCTTCTGGGGCTGGTAAAACTACTTTTGTGAATCTATTACCTCGATTTTATGATCCTGAATTTGGGGAAATTTTCATAGATGGTGTCAATATTCGAGATGTGACTTTAAATAGTTTAAGAAAACAGATTGGCATTGTTCCTCAAGAAACAATTATGTTTTCGGGAACTATTGCCCAAAATATCGCTTTTGGACAAAATGATTTTGATATGAACGCAGTAGAAGAATCTGCAAAAATTGCCAATGCTGATCAATTTATTCAGCAATTACCAGAAGGTTATCATACTTGGGTGGGAGAGCGAGGTGTGAATTTATCAGGGGGACAAAGACAGCGAATTGCGATCGCTCGTGCAGTCCTGCTCAACCCGCAAATCTTGATCCTTGATGAAGCTACATCGGCATTAGATTCGGAATCAGAAGCTTTGGTACAAGAGGCTTTGGAGAGATTAATGGAAAACCGCACGGTGTTAATTATTGCCCATAGATTGTCAACGGTGCGGAAGTGCGATCGCATTTTGGTTTTGGAAAAAGGGCAAATTGTCGAATCGGGAAATCATGAGGAATTATTAGCTTTAGAAGGGAGATATGCCCGGTATTATGCTCAACAATAA